A section of the Macaca thibetana thibetana isolate TM-01 chromosome 10, ASM2454274v1, whole genome shotgun sequence genome encodes:
- the LOC126964098 gene encoding uncharacterized protein LOC126964098, producing the protein MADEHQEGTLGTSTVFHPGIFTMETLVLMGLVSRRSQLLGIRGRTHRSREAGPAGRGSFCDTDGITGLWEVTQLPELTQYHSAPKPHGKNAPRPSDLNSSTGSSPDLQIPDPQTPTPAPAPPGSPAPPSSNSNSSTSSRVDLQLNDSQTWEAAPAPHQGSSSTTLKLEQQHRLLPGSPAPSNFNDSTGSSPGPPAPHPPTYTVVASAPPSVSSSTTIKLELQHQLLFGLQLHNPQTTIATPVPP; encoded by the exons ATGGCAGATGAACATCAGGAAGGAACATTAGGAACATCCACGGTGTTCCATCCAGGAATCTTCACCATGGAAACCCTTGTGCTCATGGGCCTGGTCTCAAGACGCAGTCAGCTGCTGGGGATCAGAGGCCGCACTCATCGTAGCAGAGAGGCAGGACCAGCTGGGAGAGGGTCCTTCTGTGACACCGACGGCATCACCGGGCTGTGGGAAGTGACTCAGCTGCCAGAACTCACACAATATCATTCTGCACCAAAGCCTCATGGGAAAAATG CTCCACGACCCTCAGACTTAAACAGCAGCACTGGCTCCTCCCCAGATCTCCAGATCCCTGACCCTCAAACTCCAACTCCAGCACCAGCCCCgcctgggtctccagctccaccaTCTTCAAACTCCAACAGCAGCACCAGCTCCCGCGTGGATCTCCAGCTCAATGACTCTCAGACTTGGGAGGCAGCACCGGCTCCCCACCAAGGCTCCAGCTCCACAACACTCAAACTAGAACAGCAGCACCGGCTACTCCCTGGCTCTCCAGCTCCCTCAAACTTCAACGATAGCACTGGCTCTTCCCCGGGACCACCAGCTCCACACCCCCCAACTTACACGGTGGTAGCATCagctcctccctcagtctccagctccacgaccaTCAAACTTGAACTGCAACACCAGCTCCTCTTCGGCCTCCAGCTCCACAATCCTCAAACAACAATAGCAACACCGGTGCCTCCCTGA